One Fusobacterium nucleatum genomic window carries:
- a CDS encoding DUF1353 domain-containing protein: MEITELKTTPIDDKYWLVNEEYRYQTSKGLVVVPKGFRTDYASVPRIFRNIINSYGKHGRAAVVHDWLYSNQCKINITREEADKIFLEIMKEWGVGVIKRNLMYRMVRIFGASHFRKGE, translated from the coding sequence ATGGAAATAACTGAATTAAAGACAACTCCAATAGATGATAAATATTGGTTAGTTAATGAGGAATATCGTTATCAAACATCTAAAGGACTTGTAGTTGTTCCAAAAGGTTTCAGAACAGATTATGCATCAGTACCTAGAATATTTAGAAACATAATAAATAGCTATGGTAAACATGGAAGAGCAGCAGTTGTCCATGACTGGTTATATTCAAATCAATGTAAAATTAATATTACAAGAGAAGAAGCTGATAAAATATTCTTAGAGATTATGAAAGAATGGGGAGTGGGTGTAATCAAAAGAAATTTAATGTATAGAATGGTTAGAATCTTTGGAGCTAGCCATTTTAGGAAAGGGGAGTAA
- a CDS encoding M15 family metallopeptidase, with product MYTLSETSLKMLKGVHPNLVNFMTELIKESPYDFKITCGVRTAEEQFYEYQKGRTILVDSNGNKQPKVSWCDGYKLKSKHQVKVDGYGYAADIVVLEKEKYTDKKTGEVKEKTVARWDYKYYKAIYDVAKNKGLIDKYGIVWGGNWKQKDSVHFQLGTADNIQFRR from the coding sequence ATGTATACATTATCAGAAACAAGTTTAAAAATGCTGAAAGGGGTGCATCCAAACCTGGTGAATTTTATGACAGAACTCATAAAAGAATCTCCATATGATTTTAAAATAACTTGTGGAGTTAGAACTGCTGAAGAACAATTTTATGAGTATCAAAAAGGAAGAACAATTTTAGTTGATAGCAATGGTAATAAACAGCCAAAAGTCAGTTGGTGTGATGGTTATAAATTAAAATCAAAGCACCAGGTAAAAGTTGATGGTTATGGATATGCTGCTGATATAGTTGTCTTAGAAAAAGAAAAATATACAGACAAGAAAACTGGAGAAGTAAAAGAAAAAACTGTTGCTAGATGGGATTATAAATATTACAAAGCTATTTATGATGTTGCTAAAAATAAAGGACTTATAGATAAATATGGAATAGTTTGGGGTGGAAATTGGAAACAAAAAGACTCTGTACATTTTCAACTAGGAACAGCAGATAATATTCAATTTAGAAGATAA